The sequence below is a genomic window from Micromonospora aurantiaca ATCC 27029.
GAGTCCATCACCTGCTTGCCGGTCCACGGGAAGCTGTCGATGGTGCCGGGTGAGCCGTCCGCGCCGACGTGGATCGGCTTGATCCAGCCCCGGCCGAACTCGGTGGCGAAGAACTGCCCGTCGAAGGACTGCGGGAACTTCGTGGTGGACGGGTTCGCCGCGTCGTACCGGTAGACCGGGCCGCCCATCGGCGACTCGGAGCCGCCGCCGAACTCGGGCGGGCTGCCGGCGTCACCGGCGTAGCGGATCCAGGACGGCTTCGCCGCCGGCAGCGTGGCCAGGCCGGTGTTGCGGAACGAGTTGTTCGTCGGCCCGCCGGTGCAGTTGAACTTCGGGCCGGCGGTACCGGCGGCGAAGTCCCACTCGGCGTACGTCTCGGCGGCGGTGTTGGTGCCGGTGCAGTACGGCCAGCCGTAGTTGCCGGGCCCGGTCACCCGGTTGAACTCGACCTGCCCGGACGGGCCGCGGGCCGTGGTGGTGCCGGCGTCCGGCCCGTAGTCGCCCACGTAGACGATGCCGGTGGCCTTGTCGACGCTGATCCGGAACGGGTTGCGGAAGCCCATCGCGTAGATCTCCGGGCGGGTCCGCGCGGTGCCGGGCGCGAAGAGGTTGCCGGCCGGGATCGAGTAGGTGCCGTTGGCGTTCACCTTGATCCGCAGGATCTTGCCCCGCAGGTCGTTGGTGTTGCCGGCGCTGCGCTGCGCGTCGTACCCGGGGTTGCGGTTGGTGCGCTCGTCGATCGGCGCGTAGCCGGCCGAGTCGAACGGGTTGGTGTCGTCGCCGGTGGACAGGTAGAGGTTGCCCGCGGCGTCGAAGTCGATGTCGCCGCCGACGTGGCAGCACAGCCCCCGATCGGCCGGTACGTCGAGCACGTCGACCTTGCTGGCCTGGTTGAGCGTGAAGTCGGCGTTGAGGGTGAACCGGGAGAGCCGGTTGACGCCCTGCCAGGCGGAGAAGTCGGTGCCGGTGGCGGGCGCGTCGCCGGCCGGGGTGGACAGCGGCGGCGCGTAGTAGAGGTAGATGTGCCGGTTGGAGGCGAAGCCGGGGTCGACGCCGACGCCCTGGAGCCCCTCCTCGTCGTGGGTGTAGACAGGCAGCGTGCCGATAACCGTGGTGGCGCCGGCCGCGTCGGTGCGGCGCAGCGTGCCGTTGCGGGCGGTGTGCAGGACCGACCGGTCGGGCAGCACCGCGAGCGACATCGGTTCGCCGGTCTCGGCGACACCGCGGGCGAGTTCGACCTGCTGGAAGTCGCTCGCCGGGATCGGGTGGGCGGACGCCGGGACGGACGCCGCGGCCACTGTGACGGTGCCGGCGGTGGCCGCGAGCAGCAGCGCTGCGGCAGCGGCGAACGGTCGTCGGGCACGGGGGTGGTGGTGGCTGGACATGCTGTGCTGTCCCTTCCTGACGCGCGCAGCCAGGAACGGGCGCGCGTCGCGCCGGATGCCGAGCAGGGGGATGCTGCGCCGGCCTGCCGGGGAGGTCGGCGGGCCGCGACCTCCGGTCGGGACCGGAGGTCACCTCGCCGAGGCGGGCGGTGCGGGGCGGTCGCCTCGGCGAAACAGCGTTGTGCTGTGCACGACATTAAGACCTTTCGATCAGCCTGTCCATAGCTTCTGATCGATTGGCTTTGACTTTCGGCGCTCAGCGACAAAAGTAGGTGTCACTCGTGGCGGTCGACCGCCCGCTCCGCGAGCGCCGCCAGCACCCGCCGCGCCGGTTCCGCCAGCGGCAACGCGTCCAGCGCGACAAGTGCCGCGTCGGCCCGGGTACGGATCATCCGCTCCACCGCCTCCCGGGCACCGGACTCCTCGACGATGCCCCGCACCTCGGCCGCGGCCGACTGGTCGAGGCCGGGATCGCCGACCAGCTCCCCCAGCCGGGCCGCACCGGCCGGCGAGGCGGACGCCCGGGCCAGCGCCAGCAGCACCGTCGGCTTGCCCTCACGCAGGTCGTCCAGGTTGGACTTGCCGGTCACCGACGGGTCACCGAAGACGCCGAGCAGGTCGTCGCGCAGCTGGAACGCGTCCCCGAGCGGGTCGCCGAACCCGGCCAGCGCGGCCACCTCCTCCGGCGCCGCACCGGCGAGCGCGGCACCGATCTGCACCGGACGGGTCACCGTGTAGCGGGCCGTCTTCAGCCGTACCACTGTGAGCGCGTTCGCCACCGAGCCGTCCCCGGCCGCCCCGACCACGTCCAGGTACTCCCCCGCGATCACCTCCGAGCGCATCCGGGCCAGCAGCACGTGCCCCCGGCGCAGCCGCTCGGGCGGCAACCCGCACCCGTGGAACATCTGCGCCGACCAGGTGGCGCAGAGGTCGCCGCAGAGCACCGCGGCCTGTCGCCCGTACGCCACCGGGTCGCCCGGCCAGCCGGACGCGGCGTGCAGCTCGGCGAAGAACCGGTGCAGCGTCGGCGCGCCCCGGCGGCGGTCGCTGCGGTCCACGATGTCGTCGTGGATCAGCGCGAACGCGTGGAACAGCTCCAGCGACGCCGCGGCGACCACGATCGGCGCGGCGTCCGGGCCACCGAACCCCCGCCAGCCCCAGTAACAGAACAACGGCCGCATCCGCTTACCGCCGGCCAGGACGAACCAGCGCACAGCGGTGTGGACGGCCCCCGTACCGTCGTCCGGCCGATCCGGCTCTCTCGCGTCCAGGAACGCGGCTAGCGCGGCGTCGAAGCGGCCCCGCAGCAGGGCCGGATCGGTCGGTGCGACGGTTACGGTCATGGTGCCTCCCTGGCCAGTCCGGCGAGTTCGAGCAGCAACGCCTTCACATCGGTGGCCTCCACCCGGGGCCGGATCGCGGCCCGGTCGGAGCAGAGCAGCACCGGGCCGTCCGCCGGGTCGACGGGCAGGCGCCCGTGTGAACCACGCACCGCACGCGCGCCCGCGTCCAGCCCCACCACTGACATCAGGTAGCGCAACCCGAGCTTCTTGCGGGCCAGCGCCACCGCCGCGCGGCGCTTCGCCGCACCCGGCGCGGCCGGGTCGAAGAACAGCTCGGCCGGGTCGTAGCCGGGCTTGCGGTGGATCTCCACCAGCCGGGCGAAGTCGGGCGCCCGCGCGTCGTCGAGCCAGTAGTAGTACGTGAACCAGGCGTCCGGCTCGGCCACCAGCACCAGCTCACCCGAGCGGGGGTGATCCAGCCCGTACCCGGCCTGCCCGGCGGCGTCGAGCACCTCGGCCACGCCCGGCAGCGACGCGCAGAGCTTCGCCACCGCCGGCACGTCCGCCGGATCCTCGACGTAGACGTGCGCCACCTGGTGGTCGGCCACCGCGAACGCCCGCGACGTCCACGGGTCGAGATATTCCATCCCGGCCTGGGTGTAGACCCGCAACAGCCCTTCGGCGCGCAGCATCCGGTTCACGTCCACCGGGCGGGACACGTCGGTGATGCCGTACTCGGACAACGCCACCACTGTGGCGTCCCGCTCCCGCGCGGCGTCGAGCAGCGGACCGAGCACGGTGTCCAGCTCCGCCGCCGCGGCGGCGGCCTGCGGGCCGGACGGGCCGAAGCGTTGCAGGTCGTAGTCCAGGTGCGGCAGGTAGACCAGCGTCAGGTCGGGAGCGTGATCGGCGAGGATGCGCTGCGCCGCCCGGCTGATCCACGCCGAGGACGGCAGCCCGGCACCCGGCCCCCAGTAGCTGAACAGCGGGAACGTGCCGAGCGCGTCGGTGAGGGTGTCCCGCAGCTCGGGCGGGTCGGTCCAGCAGTCGGGCTCCTTGCGCCCGTCGGCGTGGTAGACCGGGCGCGGCGTGACCGTCCAGTCCACGTCCGCGCCCATCGCGTACCACCAGCAGACGTTCGCCACCCGGTAGCCCGGCTCGACGCGGCGGGCCGCCTGCCACACCTTCTCGCCGCCGACGAGCCCGTTGTGCTGCCGCCAGAGCAGCACCTCGCCCAGGTCGCGGAAGTACCAGCCGTTGCCCACCACGCCGTGCCCGGCGGGCAGCTCGCCGGTGAGGAACGTGGACTGCGCCGAGCAGGTCACCGCCGGCAGCACGGTGCCCAGCTCGGCGGCGAACCCGGCGTCGGCCACTGCGCGCAGCCGGGGCATGTGCGCCAGCAACCGCGGCGTCAGACCGACCACGTCGAGCACCACGAGCCGCCGGCTCACGAGGGCGCCCCCACCGTCGTGGCCAGGCCGAGCGCGGTCAGCTCGTCGCGGGCGAACGCCAGCTCGGCGGCGATGCCGGCGGCCAGCTCCGCGTCGCCGCGCGGCCGCCGCGCCTCCGGCAGCACCCCCCAGGTGTACGTCTCGACGTCGAGGTGGTCGCAGCCGGCGACGGGACCGGCGTACAACGCGGCCAGCGCCTCGCGCAGCACCGGCGCTGTGGAGCGCAGCGGCGGCTCGGGCGGTGCGTGCAACGGCACGTGGTAGTGCACCCGCCACGCCCCGGGCAGCCGCGCGTCGAGCGCGGCGTCGAGGTCGTCGGCCGCGTACGCCGGATCGGCCGGATCGGCGGCGCCTGCGCAATCGGCAGCCCGCGTCTGGTGCAGGAAGCGCGGTTCGACGAACCGGCGCAGCGCCGCGTTCGCGGCGGGCGGGTCAGGGGCCTCGACCGCTGCGGACACCTGGACCTTCACCACGGGGAGACCGGCGGCACGCAGCCCGGCCAGGGCATCCGCCGGCTGCTCCCAGGCACACGCCAGGTGCGCGAGATCCACGCAGATCCCGAGCCGGTCGGTATCCATGTCTGAGAATACCTCGCGTGCTTGTCCCGTCGACTCCACCAGACAGCCCGGTTCCGGTTCGAAGCCGACCCGGATCACCCGGCCGGTCTCCCGCTGCACGGCGGCCAGGCCCTCGGCCAGCGCGTCCAGGCGACGCCGGGCGGTGGCGGCCCGCCCGGCGTCCCACGGGGTGCGCCAGGCGATCGGCAGCGTCGAGATCGAACCCCGGACGGCGTCGTCGGGCAGCAGGTCGGCGAGAACCCGGGCCAGGTCCAGCGTGTACGCCGACCGTTGCGGCGTGGTCCAGTCCGGGTGGTACACCGCGCCCTTGACCACAGGGGCCTGGAACGCGGCGTACGGGAAGCCGTTGAGCGTGACCACCTCCAGCCCGCGTACCGCCAGCTCGTGGCGCAGCCGGCGCCGGGCCGGCGGGTCGGCGGCGAGCGCGGCGGCCACCGGCGCGGCCAGCCAGAGTCCGAGCCCGAGCCGGTCCACGTCGAGCGCCCGGCGGACCGCCACCGCGTACGTGTCGAGCTGGGCGACGATGCCCGGCAGGTCCTCGGCCGGGTGCACGTTCGTGCAGTAGCCGAGATGGACGGTCGTGCCGTCGGCGTGGCGCAGCCGCATCACTGCCCCCCACGGGCGATCGAGTTGCCGGCGAAGGTGGGGTCGCTCGTCTCCAGGTCGGTCAGGTCGAGCCGGCCGGACTGGCCGTAGAACTCCACCGGGTTGCGCCACAGCACCCGGTCCACGTCGTCGGCGTCGAACCCGGCCAGCAGCATCGCCTCCCCGGTGGCCCGGGTCAGCAGCGGATCCGACCGGCCCCAGTCGGCCGCCGAGTTCACCAGCATCCGTTCGGTGCCGTACCGCTTCAGCAGCTCCACCATCCGCGGCGGCGACATCTTCGTCTCCGGATAGATCGAGAAGCCCAGCCAGCAGCCGGTGTCCCGGACCAGCTCGACGGTCACCTCGTTGAGGTGGTCGACGAGCACCCGTCCCGGCGCGATGCCCGACTCGGCGACCACCGCGAGCGTCCGCTCGACGCCGCGCGCCTTGTCCCGGTGCGGCGTGTGCACCAGCGCCGGCAGGTCGTGCGCGACGGCCAGGGCGAGCTGACCGGCCAGCGCGGCGTCCTCGGCCGGCGTCATCGCGTCGTAACCGATCTCGCCGACCGCCACCACGCCGTCCTTGTCCAGGTAGCGGGGCAGCAGGTCGAGCACCGGGCGGCAGCGCGGGTCGTTCGCCTCCTTCGGGTTCAGCGCCACAGTGGCGTGGTGCCGGATGCCGAACTGGCCGGCCCGGAACGGCTCCCACCCGATCAGCGAGTCGAAGTAGTCCACGAAGCTGTCCACGCTCGTACGCGGCTGGCCCAGCCAGAACGCCGGCTCGACCACCGCGCGGACGCCCGCGGCGGCCATCCGCTCGTAGTCGTCGGTGGTGCGGGACGTCATGTGGATGTGCGGGTCGAAGATGCGCATGTCACGCCTCCGTCGTGGGGATGGTCAGCCGGCGCAGCAGGTCGGTCGCGTCGGCGGGCATGTCGCGGCCGGCGGCGTGCCGTTCGGCGGCGAACGCGGCGAGCATCCGGGCCAGCTCGCCGTCGGCCCGCTCCGGCAGGCCGTCGACAACCGCCAGCGGCACGCCGGTGAACACGCACTTGAGCACCGCCTGCCGCCAGGTCGCCTGCTCCAGGTGCCGGGCGTACGGGCCGAGCGCCGCGGCCACCAGCCGGGTGTCGTTGGTGCGGGTCGCGTCGTGCAGCAGCGGCACGCACTCCGCGCCGATCGGCAGCAGCGGCAGCGCACGCAGCACGGCGCGTTTCTCGGCGGCGTCGCCCTGCCGGTACAGCGTCTCCGCGGCGGCGGCGTGGCCGTGCGGCAGCGCGGTCAGCAGCAGCGCCCGGGCCGCCTCGTCCGCCGTCCAGCCGGGCGGGTCGGGCAGCGGCAGGCGACCGCACCGCCGGGCGGCGGCGGCGAAGAACCGCCCGATCGCCGTGGGTTCGGTCGCGACGCGGCGCAGCGCCGCGTCCAGCCACTGCGGATCGGGTACGCCCCGAAGCGCGGCGCGCAGTCGGTCGGGTGTCATGCCGTCTCCCCTCTGCCGGGTGGAAGGTGGTGGGTCACCGCCCCTCGCCGCGCGAGGCGGCGGCGCGCAGGAAGTCCAGTGAGCGGGCGGCGACGGCCGGTGCGGCGTGCGAGTGGCGGGGCAGTTCCACGGCCACCAGCCCGCGGTAGCCGGCGTCGGCCAGGGCGCGCAGCACCGGCGGGAAGTCGATCTCGCCGGTGCCGAACTCCAGGTGCTCGTGCACGCCCCGGCGCATGTCGTCGATCTGCACGTTGACCAGATGCGCGGCGACCGCCGACACGCACTGCGGCACCGGCATCGGCTCCAGGCAGCGACAGTGCCCGATGTCGAGCGTGATGCCGAAGCCGGGCGGCGCGCCCAGCGCCTCGCGCAGCCGCCACCACCCGGCGATGTCCTCCACGAACATGCCCGGCTCCGGTTCGAAGCCCAGCGGCACACCCGCCTCCGCCGCCGCGGCGCACACCGTCGCGCAGCCCGCCACCAGGCGGTCGGCGGCGACGCCGGGTGGTACGCCGGGTGGGCGTACCCCGGCCCAGAAGGAGACCGCCTCCGCGCCCAGGTCGGCGCCGATCCGGACGGCCCGGCGCAGGAACTCCACCCGCCGGGCCGGGTCGTCGTGCAGCAGCGTCGGCGCGTGCTTGTGCCGCGGGTCGAGCAGGTACCGGGCGCCGGTCTCGACCACCACGGCCAGCCCCAGCGCGTCCAGCCGTCGACGAACGGCGGCGACCCGGCGGGCCAGGCCGGGGGCGAACGGGTCCAGGTGGTCGTGGTCGAGGGTGAGCGCGACGCCCACGTAGCCGAGGTCGGCGAGGACCGCGAGCGCGTCCCCGAGCCGGTGGTTGGCGAAGCCGTTGGTGCCGTACCCGAAGCGCAGCGCGCCCGGCCCGGACAGCGGGCCGGCGGTGGGCCGGGTGGCCGGCGCGGCGGTCATGTCGGTGAGATCAGTCGGGCCAGGCGGCGGCCGAGCGGCGCGGCGCCGGCCACGGCGAGGCCGAGCAGCCGGGCCCCGGCGCGGGCGGTGAGCGCGCCCTGCAACGCGGGCAGCCCGGTGATCCCGGCGCCGACCGCGGCTCGCACCCGGGCCGGTGACGGGTCGGCGAGCACGCGGGCCTGCGCCCGGCCGTAGCGGACGGCGTACCCGGCGGCGAGCACCGCCGGAACCAGCTCCCCGAGCCGAAGGAAGGGCCCCCTCTTAACGCATCCGGTAGAGGAGGGGGCCCCGCTTAACACGGTCGGCCGGGCCGAAGTGGTGAGCGCGATCAGCGCGGTGCCGGCGAGCGTGAGGCCGGGCAACCGCCGGTCCGCGCCGGTCACCTCGCGGCGGGACAGCGCGGTCACGGTCCAGGTGTGCGCGGCGACTGTGAGCGCGGCCGGGAGCGCCCGGACCACCCGCCCGCCGGACGCGCCGAGCAGCACGTCCAGCCCTCGGCACGCGGCCATCACCGCCGGCCCGGCGGCGGTGTTCTTCGCGCGCAGGTCGTACCCCCAGATCGTGGCCGCGAGCGGCAGCGCGACTGCCGCCGCCCGGCGGCCCCCGGCGGCGGTGGCGACCGCGAGCCCGGCGGCGGTCAGGCCGGACGCGACGCCGAGCGCGACCGACGGGCGCACCCGGCCGGACGGGATCGGCCGCTCCGGCCGCTCGACCGCGTCCAGCCGCCGGTCAGCCCAGTCGTTGGCGGCCATCCCGGCCCAGTACAGCAGCACCGACGCGCCGGCCAGGGCCGGTGTACGCGGACCGAGCGCACCGGCGGCCGCCGCGCCGGAGAGCACGTCCCCGGGTACGGAGAGCGCGGCGGGCGCCCGGACCAGCTCGGCCAGGTCGGCCAGGCGGGTCACGGCGTCACCCGGGCGTGCAGGGCGGCGGCGAACTCCCGCAGCACCGTCCACTGTTCACCGAGCGCGTGGCCGGTCGCGCCGAGCGGGTCCTTGAAGAAGAACGCCAGCTCGGTCAGCGGGCCGTGGCGGCCGGCGGCGTGCGCGGCGGCGGTGAGCCGGGCCAGGTCCAGCACGAGCGGCGCGGCGAGCGCCGAGTCGCAGCCGTGCCAGGTGAACTCCATCCGCATTCCGGTGCCCAGGAAACCGGCGAACGTGACCAGGTCCCACGCGGTCTTGAAGTCGCCGAGTTCCTCGACGTACTCGATCCGGGTGTGGCCCTGCGGCAGGTAGCCGAGCGTCTCGGCGAGCACCCGCTGTTTGCTGCCCACCTTCGCGGCGTTGGCGGCCGGGTCGGCGAGCATGGCGCCGTCGCCGCCGCCGAGCAGGTTCGTGCCGGACCAGGAGCGCACGGCCAGGTGCCGCATCGCGAACATCGGCGCGAGCACCGACTTGAGCAGCGTCTCGCCGGTCTTGCCGTCGTGCCCGGCGTACGGCAGCTTTCGTTCGGCGGCGAGCGCGGCCAGGGCCGGCAGGCGGGCGCCCGTGGACGGGGTGAAGTCCACGTACGGGCAGCCCGCGGTGAACGCCGCGTACGCGTATCCGGAGCTGGGCGGCAGCACGTCGGCCGGGCCGGTCAGCGCGTCGCGCAGCGCGGCCAGGTCGCTGTGGGCCGGGTGCGGGGCGGGCGCCGGTTCGGTGGCGGCGACGTTGACCACCACCACCCGGTCCAGCCCGTTCCGGCTGCGGAAGTCGGTCAGGTCGCGCACCACCGCGGCGATCCGCTCGCCCTGGCCGCCCTCGGTGGGCGCGGGCCGCAGCGACGCCTCGACGGCGGCCAGGTCGGGCGCCACGGCGTCGGCCAGCCGGGCGGGCAGCACGCCTGCGGCGGCGAGCGCCTCGGCGCGTTTGGTGAGCGGGGTGGTGACCACGTCGTGGCCGCCGAAGACGAGATCGGCGAAGCCCGGCAGGGCGGGCCCGCGCAGGTCGGGCAGCTCGGTCACGCAGCCGGTCGGCGCGGTGAGCCCGGCCCGCAGGGCCAGTCCCCCGACCACGCTCGTGGTGGCGACCGAGCCGCGCGCACCCACCAGCCAGACACCCGTACGCATTCGCGCTACCTCCCCAGGTATGGCCGGTCCACCGGTGCGGCCGGGGAATCCCGGTCCGGCCGCACCGGAGGGCCGTGCTGGTCGTGCCGGCGGACACCGGCGGCACGCTCCCCGGAGCCGGCCTCGTCCCCGCCGCGGGGCGCAACCGCGGCGGGCCCTCGCCGGCCGGCGCCGGTGAGTGTCGACGGACCCCGTAGGGGCCGTCTCGGGTCAGGCGGAAGCTTCGGCCAGAGCGGGCTCCACCTCCGTCCAGGCGGCCCGCTCGGCCGAGCGGGTCACCGCGTCGAGCACGAGCTGGACCTGCAACGCGTCGGCGAACGACGGGGCCGGGTCGGCGCCGGTGGCGACCGCCTCGACGAAGTCGCGCGCCTGGTGGGTGAAGGAGTGCTCGTAGCCGATGATGTGGCCGGGCGGCCACCACGCACCCAGGTACGGGTGGTCCGGCTCGGTCACCAGGATCCGGCTGAAGCCCTGCTCGGCGGCCGGCCGGGTGGCGTCCAGGAACTCCAGCTCGTTGAGGCGTTCCAGGTCGAACACGACGCTGCCGCGCGAGCCGTTGATCTCGACCCGCAGGGCGTTCTTGCGGCCGGTGGCGAACCGGGTCGCCTCGTACGTGGCCAGCGCTCCCCCGTCGAGCCTGGCCACGAACACCGCCGCGTCGTCAACTGTCACCTGGCCCGTCGCGCTGCCGTTGCCGTCGGCCTGCGCGGCCAGGCCGCTCGACCCGGCGACGAGCGGCCGCTGACGCACGAACGTCTCGGTGAGCGCGCTGACCCCGGTGACGAGCTGGCCGGTGACGTACTGGGTCAGGTCGATGATGTGCGCGCCGATGTCACCGAGCGCGCCGGAGCCCGCCCTGTCCTTCTGCAACCGCCACACCAGCGGGAACTGCGGGTCGACGATCCAGTCCTGGAGGTAGGTCGCCCGGACGTGCCGGATCTCGCCGATCCGCCCGTCGGCCACCAGCTGCCGCATCAGGGCGACAGCGGGCACCCGCCGGTAGTTGAAGCCGCACATCGCGCGTACCCCGGACTCGCGTGCCCGGGCCGCGGCCTCGGTCATCTCGCGGGCCTCGGCGACGCTGTTCGCCAGCGGCTTCTCGCACAGCACGTGCTTGCCCGCGGCGAGCGCGGCGAGTGCGATCTCGCGGTGGCTGTCCCCCGGCGTGCAGATGTCGACCACGTCGATCTCGTCGGACTCGACGAGCCGCCGCCAGTCGGTGGTGTAGCCGTCCCAGCCGAGCCGGTCGGCGGCCTCGGCCACCTTCGGCTCGTCGCGGCCGCAGACGAGCGCCATCCGCACCCGCGCCGGCAGGTCGAACACCCGGTTCACGGTGCGCCACGCCTGGGAGTGCGCGGCGCCCATGAACGCGTAGCCGACCATGCCGACCCGAAGGATGCT
It includes:
- the eboE gene encoding metabolite traffic protein EboE gives rise to the protein MRLRHADGTTVHLGYCTNVHPAEDLPGIVAQLDTYAVAVRRALDVDRLGLGLWLAAPVAAALAADPPARRRLRHELAVRGLEVVTLNGFPYAAFQAPVVKGAVYHPDWTTPQRSAYTLDLARVLADLLPDDAVRGSISTLPIAWRTPWDAGRAATARRRLDALAEGLAAVQRETGRVIRVGFEPEPGCLVESTGQAREVFSDMDTDRLGICVDLAHLACAWEQPADALAGLRAAGLPVVKVQVSAAVEAPDPPAANAALRRFVEPRFLHQTRAADCAGAADPADPAYAADDLDAALDARLPGAWRVHYHVPLHAPPEPPLRSTAPVLREALAALYAGPVAGCDHLDVETYTWGVLPEARRPRGDAELAAGIAAELAFARDELTALGLATTVGAPS
- a CDS encoding alkaline phosphatase family protein; amino-acid sequence: MSRRLVVLDVVGLTPRLLAHMPRLRAVADAGFAAELGTVLPAVTCSAQSTFLTGELPAGHGVVGNGWYFRDLGEVLLWRQHNGLVGGEKVWQAARRVEPGYRVANVCWWYAMGADVDWTVTPRPVYHADGRKEPDCWTDPPELRDTLTDALGTFPLFSYWGPGAGLPSSAWISRAAQRILADHAPDLTLVYLPHLDYDLQRFGPSGPQAAAAAAELDTVLGPLLDAARERDATVVALSEYGITDVSRPVDVNRMLRAEGLLRVYTQAGMEYLDPWTSRAFAVADHQVAHVYVEDPADVPAVAKLCASLPGVAEVLDAAGQAGYGLDHPRSGELVLVAEPDAWFTYYYWLDDARAPDFARLVEIHRKPGYDPAELFFDPAAPGAAKRRAAVALARKKLGLRYLMSVVGLDAGARAVRGSHGRLPVDPADGPVLLCSDRAAIRPRVEATDVKALLLELAGLAREAP
- a CDS encoding EboA domain-containing protein — protein: MTPDRLRAALRGVPDPQWLDAALRRVATEPTAIGRFFAAAARRCGRLPLPDPPGWTADEAARALLLTALPHGHAAAAETLYRQGDAAEKRAVLRALPLLPIGAECVPLLHDATRTNDTRLVAAALGPYARHLEQATWRQAVLKCVFTGVPLAVVDGLPERADGELARMLAAFAAERHAAGRDMPADATDLLRRLTIPTTEA
- a CDS encoding inositol-3-phosphate synthase, whose product is MRTGVWLVGARGSVATTSVVGGLALRAGLTAPTGCVTELPDLRGPALPGFADLVFGGHDVVTTPLTKRAEALAAAGVLPARLADAVAPDLAAVEASLRPAPTEGGQGERIAAVVRDLTDFRSRNGLDRVVVVNVAATEPAPAPHPAHSDLAALRDALTGPADVLPPSSGYAYAAFTAGCPYVDFTPSTGARLPALAALAAERKLPYAGHDGKTGETLLKSVLAPMFAMRHLAVRSWSGTNLLGGGDGAMLADPAANAAKVGSKQRVLAETLGYLPQGHTRIEYVEELGDFKTAWDLVTFAGFLGTGMRMEFTWHGCDSALAAPLVLDLARLTAAAHAAGRHGPLTELAFFFKDPLGATGHALGEQWTVLREFAAALHARVTP
- a CDS encoding SCO3242 family prenyltransferase, translating into MTRLADLAELVRAPAALSVPGDVLSGAAAAGALGPRTPALAGASVLLYWAGMAANDWADRRLDAVERPERPIPSGRVRPSVALGVASGLTAAGLAVATAAGGRRAAAVALPLAATIWGYDLRAKNTAAGPAVMAACRGLDVLLGASGGRVVRALPAALTVAAHTWTVTALSRREVTGADRRLPGLTLAGTALIALTTSARPTVLSGAPSSTGCVKRGPFLRLGELVPAVLAAGYAVRYGRAQARVLADPSPARVRAAVGAGITGLPALQGALTARAGARLLGLAVAGAAPLGRRLARLISPT
- a CDS encoding TatD family hydrolase; amino-acid sequence: MRIFDPHIHMTSRTTDDYERMAAAGVRAVVEPAFWLGQPRTSVDSFVDYFDSLIGWEPFRAGQFGIRHHATVALNPKEANDPRCRPVLDLLPRYLDKDGVVAVGEIGYDAMTPAEDAALAGQLALAVAHDLPALVHTPHRDKARGVERTLAVVAESGIAPGRVLVDHLNEVTVELVRDTGCWLGFSIYPETKMSPPRMVELLKRYGTERMLVNSAADWGRSDPLLTRATGEAMLLAGFDADDVDRVLWRNPVEFYGQSGRLDLTDLETSDPTFAGNSIARGGQ
- a CDS encoding polyprenyl synthetase family protein, which translates into the protein MTVTVAPTDPALLRGRFDAALAAFLDAREPDRPDDGTGAVHTAVRWFVLAGGKRMRPLFCYWGWRGFGGPDAAPIVVAAASLELFHAFALIHDDIVDRSDRRRGAPTLHRFFAELHAASGWPGDPVAYGRQAAVLCGDLCATWSAQMFHGCGLPPERLRRGHVLLARMRSEVIAGEYLDVVGAAGDGSVANALTVVRLKTARYTVTRPVQIGAALAGAAPEEVAALAGFGDPLGDAFQLRDDLLGVFGDPSVTGKSNLDDLREGKPTVLLALARASASPAGAARLGELVGDPGLDQSAAAEVRGIVEESGAREAVERMIRTRADAALVALDALPLAEPARRVLAALAERAVDRHE
- a CDS encoding sugar phosphate isomerase/epimerase family protein, with protein sequence MTAAPATRPTAGPLSGPGALRFGYGTNGFANHRLGDALAVLADLGYVGVALTLDHDHLDPFAPGLARRVAAVRRRLDALGLAVVVETGARYLLDPRHKHAPTLLHDDPARRVEFLRRAVRIGADLGAEAVSFWAGVRPPGVPPGVAADRLVAGCATVCAAAAEAGVPLGFEPEPGMFVEDIAGWWRLREALGAPPGFGITLDIGHCRCLEPMPVPQCVSAVAAHLVNVQIDDMRRGVHEHLEFGTGEIDFPPVLRALADAGYRGLVAVELPRHSHAAPAVAARSLDFLRAAASRGEGR
- a CDS encoding Gfo/Idh/MocA family protein; this translates as MVGYAFMGAAHSQAWRTVNRVFDLPARVRMALVCGRDEPKVAEAADRLGWDGYTTDWRRLVESDEIDVVDICTPGDSHREIALAALAAGKHVLCEKPLANSVAEAREMTEAAARARESGVRAMCGFNYRRVPAVALMRQLVADGRIGEIRHVRATYLQDWIVDPQFPLVWRLQKDRAGSGALGDIGAHIIDLTQYVTGQLVTGVSALTETFVRQRPLVAGSSGLAAQADGNGSATGQVTVDDAAVFVARLDGGALATYEATRFATGRKNALRVEINGSRGSVVFDLERLNELEFLDATRPAAEQGFSRILVTEPDHPYLGAWWPPGHIIGYEHSFTHQARDFVEAVATGADPAPSFADALQVQLVLDAVTRSAERAAWTEVEPALAEASA